The nucleotide sequence GTGAGGATTGACGCCGggggagtgttcgggcggggcttgacgccggagaagtgttcgggtgagGCTTGACGCCGGGGGAGTGTTCTGGCGGGGCCtgaacgccggggaagtgttcgggcggggcctgacgattgggaagtgtttgggcggggcctaACGCCGggggagtgttcgggcggggccagaTGCTGggggagtgttcgggcggggcctgacgattgggaagtgttctggcggggcctgacgccggggaagtgttcgggcggggcctgacgattgggaagtgtttgggcggggcctaACGCCGggggagtgttcgggcggggccagaTGCTGggggagtgttcgggcggggcctgacgattgggaagtgttcgggtggggtctGATGCTGGGGCCTGACGGTGGGGAAGTGTTCggacggggcctgacgccggggaagtgttcgggcagggcctgacgccgaggaagtgttcgggcggggcctgacgattgggaagtgatcgggcagggcctgacggaagcggaagtgttcgggcggggcctgatgattgggaagtggtcgggcagggcctgacgccggggaagtgttcgggcggggcccgacgattgggaagtgttcggtcggggcctgacgccggggaagtgttcgggcagggcctgacacaGGGGAAGTTTTCGGGCGGGGTCTGATGCCGGTGGAgtattcgggcggggcccgacgattgggaagtgtttgggcagggcctgacgattgggaagtgttcgggcggggcctgatgctgggggagtgttcgggcggggcctgacgccggggaagtgttcgggcggggcctgacgattgggaagtgatcgggcagggcctgacggaagcggaagttttcgggcggggcctgacgattgggaagtgatcgggcagggcctgacgccgaggaagtgttcgggcggggcctgacgattaggAAGtgatcgggcagggcctgacggaagcggaagtgttcgggcggggcctgacgattgggaagtggtcgggcagggcctgacgccggggaagtgttcgggcggggcccgacgattgggaagtgttcggtcggggcctgacgctggagaagtgctcgggcggggcctgacgccggggaagtgttcgggcagggcctgacgccgaggaagtgttcgggcggggcctgacgattgggaagtggtcgggcagggcctgacgccggggaagtgttcgggcggggcccgacgattgggaagtgttcggtcggggcctgacgctggagaagtgctcGGGCggtgcctgacgccggggaagtgttctggtgttcgggcggggcccgacgccggggaagtgttcgggcggggcctgacgccggggaagtgttcgggcagggcctgacgccggggaagttttcGGGCGGTGCCTGATGCCGGTGGAgtattcgggcggggcccgacgattgggaagtgtttgggcagggcctgacgattgggaagtgttcgggcggggcctgatgctgggggagtgttcgggcggggcctaacgccggggaagtgttcggacgGAGCCTgacgccgaggaagtgttcggccggggcccgacgattgggaagtgttcgggcggggtctgacgccggagaagtgttcaggcggggcctgaaGCCAGTGGAGTCTTCGGGCGGAGCCTGACgcgggggaagtgttcgggcggggcccgacgattgggaagtgttcgggcggggcctgatgattgggaactgttcgggcagggcctgacgccggggaagtgttcgggcggggtctgATGCTGggggagtgttcgggcggggcctgacgccgggggagttttcgggcggggcccgacgattgggaagtgttcgggcggggtctgactccggagaagtgttcgggtggggcttgGCGCCGGGGCAGTGTTCGGGCGGGGTCTGACGTCGggaaagtgttcggtcggggcctgacgccggggaagtgttcgggcagggcctgacacaGGGGAAGTTTTCGGGCGGGGTCTGATGCCGGTGGAgtattcgggcggggcccgacgattgggaagtgtttgggcagggcctgacgattgggaagtgttcgggcggggcctgatgctgggggagtgttcgggcggggcctgacgccggggaagtgttcgggcggggcctgacgattgggaagtgatcgggcagggcctgacggaagcggaagttttcgggcggggcctgacgattgggaagtgatcgggcagggcctgacgccgaggaagtgttcgggcggggcctgacgattaggAAGtgatcgggcagggcctgacggaagcggaagtgttcgggcggggcctgacgattgggaagtggtcgggcagggcctgacgccggggaagtgttcgggcggggcccgacgattgggaagtgttcggtcggggcctgacgctggagaagtgctcgggcggggcctgacgccggggaagtgttcgggcagggcctgacgccgaggaagtgttcgggcggggcctgacgattgggaagtggtcgggcagggcctgacgccggggaagtgttcgggcggggcccgacgattgggaagtgttcggtcggggcctgacgctggagaagtgctcGGGCggtgcctgacgccggggaagtgttctggtgttcgggcggggcccgacgccggggaagtgttcgggcggggcctgacgccggggaagtgttcgggcagggcctgacgccggggaagttttcGGGCGGTGCCTGATGCCGGTGGAgtattcgggcggggcccgacgattgggaagtgtttgggcagggcctgacgattgggaagtgttcgggcggggcctgatgctgggggagtgttcgggcggggcctaacgccggggaagtgttcggacgGAGCCTgacgccgaggaagtgttcggccggggcccgacgattgggaagtgttcgggcggggtctgacgccggagaagtgttcaggcggggcctgaaGCCAGTGGAGTCTTCGGGCGGAGCCTGACgcgggggaagtgttcgggcggggcccgacgattgggaagtgttcgggcggggcctgatgattgggaactgttcgggcagggcctgacgccggggaagtgttcgggcggggtctgATGCTGggggagtgttcgggcggggcctgacgccgggggagttttcgggcggggcccgacgattgggaagtgttcgggcggggtctgactccggagaagtgttcgggtggggcttgGCGCCGGGGCAGTGTTCGGGCGGGGTCTGACGTCGGGAAAGTGTtctggcggggcctgacgccggggaagtgttcaggcggggcccgacgattgggaagtgttcgggcagggcctgacgattgggaagtgttcgggcagggcctgacggtggggaagtgttcgggcggggcctgacgattgggaagtgatcgggcagggcctgacggaggcggaagtgttcgggcggggcctgacgattgggaagtgatcgggcagggcctgacggaggcggaagtgttcgggcggggcctgacgattgggaagtgatcgggcagggcctgacggaggcggaagtgttcgggcggggcctgacgattgggaagtggtcgggcagggcctgacgccggggaagtgttcgggcggggcccgacggttgggaagtgttcggtcggggcctgacgctggagaagtgctcgggcggggcctgacgccggggaagtgttcggttgttcgggcggggcccgaagcCGGGGAAGTGTTaatgcggggcctgacgccggggaagtgttcgagcggggtctgacgccggagaagtgttcgggtggggcttggcgccggggaagtgttcgggcggggcctgacgctggggaagtgatcgggcagggcctgacggaggcggaagtgttcgggcggggcctgacgattgggaagtgatcgggcagggcctgacggacgcggaagtgttcgggcagggcctgacgccgaggaagtgttcgggcggggcctgacgattgggaagtgatcgggcagggcctgacggaagcggaagtgttcgggtggggcctgacgattgggaagtggtcgggcagggcctgacgccggagaagtgttcgggcggggcccgacgattgggaagtgttcggtcggggcctgacgcaggagaagtgctcgggcggggcctgacgccggggaagtgttctggtgttcgggcggggcccgacgccggggaagtgttcgggcggggccttgacgccggggaagtgttcgggcggggtctgATGCTGGGGGAGTGTTCGGGTGGGGCTTGGCGCTGGGGAAGTGTTAGGGTGGGGGTtggcgccggggaagtgttcgggcggggcctgacgccgggtaagtgttcgggcagggcctgacgccggggaagtgtttgggcagggcctgacaatTGGGAAGTGTTCAGGCAGGGCCCGACAATTGGGAAGTGTTCAGGCAGGGCCCGacaattgggaagtgttcgggcggggcctgatgattgggaactgttcgggcagggcctgacgccggggaagtgttcgggcagggcctgacgccggggaagtgtttgggcgtggcctgacgattgggaaatgttcaggcagggcccgacgattgggaagtgttcgggcagggcccgacgattgggaaatgttcgggcggggcctgacgattaggaagtgttcgggcggggcctgattcTGGGGgagagttcgggcggggcctgacgccggggaagtgttcgggcggagcctgacgccggggaagtgtttgggcggtGCCTGACGCCGGAGAATGTTCGGGTGAGGATTGACGCCGggggagtgttcgggcggggcttgacgccggagaagtgttcgggtgagGCTTGACGCCGggggagtgttcgggcggggcctgacgattgggaagtgtttgggcggggcctgacgattgggaagtgtttgggcggggcctaACGCCGggggagtgttcgggcggggccagaTGCTGggggagtgttcgggcggggcctgacaatTGGGAAGTGTtctggcggggcctgacgccggggaagtgttcgggcggggcctgacgattgggaagtgtttgggcggggcctaACGCCGggggagtgttcgggcggggccagaTGCTGggggagtgttcgggcggggcctgacgattgggaagtgttcgggtggggcctgatGCTGggggagtgttcgggcggggcctgacggtgGGGAAGTGTTCggacggggcctgacgccggggaagtgttcgggcagggcctgacgccgaggaagtgttcgggcggggcctgacgattgggaagtgatcgggcagggcctgacggaggcggaagtgttcgggcggggcctgacgattgggaagtggtcgggcagggcctgacgccggggaagtgctcGGTCGGGGCCCGACGCTGGAGAAgtgctcgggcggggcctgacgccggggaagtgttcgggtgttcgggcggggcccgaagcCGGGGAAGTGTTaatgcggggcctgacgccggggaagtgttcgggcggggcctgacgccggggaagtgttcgggtggggcttggcgtcggggaagtgttcgggcggggcctgatgccggggaagtgttcgcgcagggcctgacgccgaggaagtgttcgggcggggcctgacgattgggaagtgatcgggcagggcctgacggaagcggaagtgttcgggcggggcctgatgattgggaagtggtcgggcagggcctgacgccggggaagtgttcgggcggggcccgacgattgggaagtgttcggtcggggcctgacgctggagaagtgctcgggcggggcctgacgccagggaagtgttctggtgttcgggcggggcccgacgccggggaagtgttcgggcggggcctgacgccggggaagtgttcgggcagggcctgacacaggggaagttttcgggcggggcctgatgccGGTGGAgtattcgggcggggcccgacgattgggaagtgtttgggcggggcctgacgattgggaagtgttcgggcggggcctgatgctgggggagtgttcgggcggggcctgacgccggggaagtgttcggacgGAGCCTgacgccgaggaagtgttcgggcggggtccgacgattgggaagtgttcgggcggggtctgacgccggagaagtgttcaggcggggcctgacgccagtggagtgtTCGGGCGGAGCCTGACgcgggggaagtgttcgggcggggcccgacgattgggaagtgttcgggcggggcctgatgattgggaactgttcgggcagggcctgatgccggggaagagttcgggcggggTCTGATGCAGggggagtgttcgggcggggcctgacgccgggggagttttcgggcggggcccgacgattgggaagtgttcgggcggggtctgtctccggagaagtgttcgggtggggcttgGCGCCGGGGAAGTGGTCGGGCGGGGTCTGACACCGGGGATGTGTtctggcggggcctgacgccggggaagtgttcaggcggggcctgacgattgggaagtgttcgggcagggcctgacgattgggaagtgttcgggcagggcctgacgattgggaagtgatcgggcagggcctgaggaggcggaagtgttcgggcggggcctgacgattgggaagtgatcgggcagggcctgaggaggcggaagtgttcgggcggggcctgacgattgggaagtgatcgggcagggcctgacggacgcggaagtgttcgggcggggcctgacgattgggaagtggtcgggcagttcctgacgccggggaagtgttcgggcggggcccgacgattgggaagtgttcggtcggggcctgacgctggagaagtgctcgggcggggcctgacgccggggaagtgttcgggtgttcgggcggggcccgaagcCGGGGAAGTGTTaatgcggggcctgacgccggggaagtgttcgggcggggtctgATGCTGggggagtgttcgggcggggcctgacgccgagggagttttcgggcggggcccgacgattgggaagtgttcgggcggggtctgacgccggagaagtgttcgggtggggcttgGCGCCGAGggagttttcgggcggggcccgacgattgggaagtgttcgggtggggcttggcgccggggaagtgttcgggcggggcctgacgccggggaagtgttcgggcggggcctgacgattgggaagtgatcgggcagggcctgacggaagcggaagtgttcgggcggggcctgacgattgggaagtgatcgggcagggcctgacgccgaggaagtgttcgggcggggcctgacgattgggaagtgatcgggcagggcctgacgccggggaagtgctcgggcggggcccgacgattgggaagtgttcggtcggggcctgacgctggagaagtgctcggcggggcctgacgccggggaagtgttctggTGTTCTAGTCCTTCTAAGGTTTGGCATAGCAACAGACTATTGATAGTACAGGGGAGTACAATGGGTAGTACTTATTTcaacaggacattctttctgttatCTGGTGGTTAAGCCTCCGGCCAGGTGGGTTTGTTTAAAGTTCCCTCACTCATAAGCAGATGGCTCCTGCTTTTCTCAGATAATCaactatcagcagtttcagtcaaggttagcatgtttatgcagaaACAGACTGTTTGCTGTAGAAGCTTCTAGGAGgatcgggactccattttgttttattgccaAAGGATACATGTAACAGTATATATAACTTTAAaagtacatttccacattcccctttTTTGTCCTTcataaggacaacttaatccattctaatcttgcatagtctttctatttacatttccacacaagaaccttcagtagttaccacaaccctagcagtggtctcggttggtaacactgtttttcccgacctggcacagcaacacttaactaatACAAACAAAAGGTATAGGGCAAAGAttatcagcaagaatatgatcaaaccctgtaccaaagaTCTCCCGAGAGATCCCAGCCATCCCGATGCCCAATTCCACAAGGTGGTACCGCCCTGGCCAATAGTTTGTTTGTACTCTATCACCTTcttcctaatatattcagctagactgctgatctcttctgaattatccaggatatacgtacagcattcttcaccaattaGCGCGCATGtctctccttctttggctaggagataatctaagaccatacgattttggagaccaCTGTTCAAATGGCTATCATTTTGTCATTTACCCTTTTGAAGGCTTGTGAAGttgtgttggctactgattctactaaattagcgAATTCCTGTAATTGCCATTCGTTCGATGTTATTCCATAGAgtggtatcattaccttgaatattccatttaaccatgtcaaatcccatttaggtctatgacttccataggcatcccttagagtttttgttgtcctaataaagggtatcacatatcctaagtaacaggaccccgtccagttgcctggtaaccatgggtaggctttacggccacaaataaagtaagtgcaattataggacgtcagtttttggtccttccgtgccatccatactcgagtggtctcaccgtcCCACCTTTTACCTGAGGTTTTATTATGGACCATAGTCCAGTTaaaggttgctatctttctcccgtcaGTGAGATTGgttatggcttgccatttagtcatttggggacACTGGCTGCGTCCCACTTCTGGCCCTTTAGTCTCATCACTTATTAGGCATATTGTACCCTCAGGATtccctattccgggagtaatacttaggaagggtggctgacggctattattataatttggctggtaccatccctggaaggttgtaagtttatacactgctgacctccattctgttagatccttcgtttctgacaccttggttaggtttgtcttattttgcactattaaccattctaccatttctgattcattaaaggggacggatcttaggggaataccgccttcggagtggacaggtacatgggaacatatccaacagttAGACAAGTTttttttcttgagcatacttatgactcagtgccataaatacatttTCCTGTAGTTTCCTTTGTTCACGTTTCTGTACCCCTGATACTATCAATAACGCAAGGCACCACCCTGTTAAacacagcaccatcagtccccatagtccatacagttccttattcgttcctccttttctgttcctctggcaccttcttcccttcctcctggatgggtgcccttttgcaatgggacgcatggatccatgttggtctttcctttagcttgattgcagtattagtcgccagcaagactggtatggtccttcaaatcttggttgtagactgctttttcttttttgatgtaaatgaattctccgggctccagattatgacactacccttccgctggcttgacttcaggttattttacctgtgaatgaaagctggaaatactttTGGTTAGTGCAATAGAATAATTCtagatattttcttccattttctggatgtccatttgttttgcagtaaacggtgctgtaaaaggtagtcattggggacggcccataactatctcatgctgtGACagacctgttgttctgttggttgcagatcgcattaccatcaaggctaagggcagcagttctacctattttagtccagtgtcattacataattttgccagcttatttttaagcattccattatatctttcaacaagtccagctgattgtggatgataactgcaatgaaaacgttggttaatctgtaaacatagaaacatagaaacatagaaaataggtgcaggagtaggccattcggtccttcgagcctgcaccgccattcaatgagttcatggctgaacatgcaacttcagtaccccattcctgctttctcaccataccccttgatccccctagtagtaaggactatatctaactcctttttgaatatatttagtgacttggcctcaacaactttctgtggtagagaattcctcgtGGTAGAAaacttctcatctcccctctaatccttcactttaaatctatgccccctggttattgacctctctgctgaggaaaataggtccttcttatctactctatctaggcccatcataattctgtacacctcaattaaatctcccctcagcctcctcttttccaaagaaaacaccccAGCCTAACGACTTTAAAATATTGGTTAAAAATTATTGAATGAACACACACATTCTCGGCTCATCGCGCATTTCGGTAGCAGTTCAGTCAAGACAAGGGTTCTGCCTGAGCTGAGGAAAATGGTTCGgaattcactttaaaaaaaaacggaTTTTACATTGATTATTCACTCGAATAAAATCAAAAGGACATTTATAAAACTGAATTCATCTCGATTCTTAAAGCTTCACATAAACAGATGGTGCTTCAAAGGCAGCGCAGCAGATTAACACAAGGAAGAAAGCTGTGCTTTCGTTGCAGAACATCAGCTACCTTCAACACTTGCATCTTTCTGCACCTCAAGGTCTAGTTTCTACAAAGTTAATCCTTCTTATCTCTGTACCTCGTGCTGTTTAAAATTATTTAAAACAGAATAAAAGAATGGGATGGAATTGGGTGTCAGTGTGTTTGTACAAGAATTAATCAAGTCATTACCTGTGCAATAAATGTCATTTGTTCAAGATTACCAGAAGTTATTATGTACACGCCAATGTTTACTCATGTCCCGAACTCGTGACTTCGAGAACGCGGCTAGGAGTGTGGGTTTTAGATGTTAAAAAATTTGCATTCAGCTTCAGAAAACTCAATTCAATGAAGCAGAGATCACACACCTGGAAGGAATTGGCATTCTCCCTCTGCCAGCCCCCAGTAAAGGCAAACAAATGATTGCACCTTTACCAGAAcatagcttgtatttatataggtgaaacgtcccaaggtgcttcacaggagtactatgggATAAAACATTCGTcagcgagccgcataaatagaaattagcgcaggtgaccaaaagcttggttttaaggagcgtcttgaaggaggaaagagaggtggagaggtttagggagggagttccagagcttggggcccaagcaacagaaggcacggccaccaatggttcagtgatcataatcagggatgctcaagagggcagaattagagaagcgcagacattttgggggcgggggcggggtgggggggcggtttgtggggctggaggagattacagagataggggaaggggcaaggccatggaggtatttgaaaacaacgatgagaattttgaaatcaaggcgttgcttaaccaggagccaatgtaggtcagcgagcaccgggggtgatgggtgagcgtgacttggtgcgagttaggacatgggcagccgagttttggatcacctcgagtttacatagggtacaatgtgggtggccagccaggagtgcattggaatagtcaagtctggaggtaacaaaggcatggatgcatgcttcagcagcggatgagctgaggcaagggcggagacgggcgatgttacagaggtggaaacaggcggtctctTAGTTATGGTGTGGatgtgtggtcaaaagctcatttcagggtcaactatgacaccgaggtttacagcacagaaacagaccatttggcccaactgctccACGCTGGGGTTTGTGCTCTACACCAACCTCCTCCCACCTTCTATTCCTTCCCCGCATCCCCCCGCCCCTCGTttttatccagtttccccttaaatgcatctctgctattcgtcaTAAAGTTTAGTACGTTTAGATCTTAACCACCCATCCCATGTTCTCAGTTGGGGAGGATAGAGGCACCagcattagcatcctcgatcaggccaacatccccagcattgaagcactgaccacactcgatcagctccgctgggcaggcctcattGTCTGCAGGCCCAACacaagaactccttcacggcaaacgagccaaaggtgggcagaggaaactttacaaggacaccctcaaagcctccctgaaaaagtgcaacatccccactgatacctgggagtccctggccaaagactgccctaagtggaggaagtgcatctgggagggcgccgagcacctcgagtctcatcgcatagagcatgcagaaatcaagcgcaggcagcggaaggagc is from Pristiophorus japonicus isolate sPriJap1 chromosome 6, sPriJap1.hap1, whole genome shotgun sequence and encodes:
- the LOC139266126 gene encoding proline-rich protein 36-like; translated protein: MKFGTWNIRTLMDNPNSNRPERRTATVAQELRRFDIDIAALSETQRAGEGQLKEHGGSYTFFWKGKPEAERCLHGVGFAVKNELVNRLKDSPLEALPEHFPIVRPRLNTSPASGPARTHPRCQTPPDHFPGAKPHPNTSPETDPARTLPNRRAPPENSPGVRPRPNTPPASDPARTLPRHQALPEQFPIIRPRPNTSQSSGPARTLPPRQAPPEHSTGVRPRLNTSPASDPARTLPNRRTPPEHFLGVRLRPNTSPASGPARTLPQHQAPPEHFPIVRPRPNTSQSSGPARILHRHQAPPENFPCAPPEHFPGVRPRINTSPASGPARTPEHFPGVRPRPSTSPASGPDRALPRRQALPDHFPIAPPKHFPIVRPRPNTPPASSLTRTLLRRQAPPEHSPGVNPHPNILRRQAPPKHFPGVRLRPNTSPASGPARTLPQNQAPPEHFLIALPEHFPIVGPRLNTSPASGPARTLSRRQTPPEHCPGAKPHPNTSPESDPARTLPNRRAPPENSPGVRPRPNTPPASDPARTLPRRQALPEQFPIIRPRPNTSQSSGPARTLPPRQAPPEDSTGFRPRLNTSPASDPARTLPNRRAPAEHFLGVRLRPNTSPALGPARTLPQHQAPPEHFPIVRPCPNTSQSSGPARILHRHQAPPENFPGVRPCPNTSPASGPARTLPRRRAPPEHQNTSPASGTARALLQRQAPTEHFPIVGPRPNTSPAPCPNTSPASGPDRTLSRRQTPPEHCPGAKPHPNTSPESDPARTLPNRRAPPENSPGVRPRPNTPPASDPARTLPRRQALPEQFPIIRPRPNTSQSSGPARTLPPRQAPPEDSTGFRPRLNTSPASDPARTLPNRRAPAEHFLGVRLRPNTSPALGPARTLPQHQAPPEHFPIVRPCPNTSQSSGPARILHRHQAPPENFPGVRPCPNTSPASGPARTLPRRRAPPEHQNTSPASGTARALLQRQAPTEHFPIVGPRPNTSPAPRQNTPPASSLTRTLLRRQAPPEHSPGVNPHPNILRRQAPPKNFPGVRLRPNTSPASGPARTLPQNQAPPEHFLIALPEHLPGANPHPNTAPAPSPTRTLLRSQTPPEHFPIVGPRPKTPPASGPARTLPQHQTPPEHFPGVKAPPEHFPGVGPRPNTRTLPRPQAPPEHFSSAPPEHFPGVRPRQNTPPASSLTRTLLRRQAPPEHSPGVNPHPNILRRQAPPKNFPGVRLRPNTSPASGPARTLPQNQAPPEHFLIALPEHLPGANPHPNTAPAPSPTRTLLRSQTPPEHFPIVGPRPKTPPASGPARTLPQHQTPPEHFPGVKAPPEHFPGVGPRPNTRTLPRPQAPPEHFSSAQPEHFPIVRRHTNTSPPSGIPDHFTIVRPRPNTSPASGPARTLLRRQALPEQFPIVRPCPNTAPASGPGRTLLRRQAQPEHFPAPSPNTSPPSGPARTLPNRQAPPEHVPAVRHTRPLHNRQAPPEHVPGAQPEHFPIVRRHTNTSPPSGIPDHFTIVRPRPNTSPASGPARTLLRRQALPEQFPIVRPCPNTAPASGPGRTLLRRQAQPEHFPAPSPNTSPPSGPARTLPNRQAPPEHVPAVRHTRPLHNRQAPPEHVPGAQPEHFPIVRRHTNTSPPSGIPDHFTIVRPRPNTSPASGPARTLLRRQALPEQFPIVRPCPNTAPASGPGRTLLRRQAQPEHFPALGPSRPLPNRQAPPEHFPIIRPCPNTSQSSAPA